The genomic region ATAAGCCCTATGTGAGGACGCGCTGATGTTCGTAATTTTGGTTTACGATGCCGGCGAAAAGAGAGTGCAGAAGTTTCATAAGGCCTGTAAAAAATTTCTCCACTGGGTGCAGCTTTCCGTATTTGAGGGAGAATTAAGCAAGGCCCAGCTTGAACAGCTAAAATTTGAGCTAAAAGCCCTCATGAAACCTGAAGAAGACTCGGTGATTATTTATACTTTCCGCACCCGGCACTACTTTTCGCGAGAGGTAATGGGTAAAAAGAAAGGAGACCCTGACAGCATTTTCGTTTAGCCTCTCCAGCCGCCGGACGGCCGAGTATTTTTGCACTACTAGGGGTTAAGCGGCTAAAACGCAACTTTCGGAAGAATTGACTTTTCCTGAAACCCTTGGTATTTAAGTCTAAAATGCTCTTTGAACTGATTGGGTTCACAGCCTAACTAAAAGGAATGGAAACCTAACTCTACTTTCTTTTTCCCCTGCTGTTTTGTAGGTTCACAGCCTAACTAAAAGGAATGGAAACTTATTTTGTAACTTTTCTTGTATCTCATCCCAACCAGTTCACAGCCTAACTAAAAGGAATGGAAACAAAATCCTTGATAAATTCCTGCTGCTATTCTTCTTAGG from Thermodesulfatator indicus DSM 15286 harbors:
- the cas2 gene encoding CRISPR-associated endonuclease Cas2, translated to MFVILVYDAGEKRVQKFHKACKKFLHWVQLSVFEGELSKAQLEQLKFELKALMKPEEDSVIIYTFRTRHYFSREVMGKKKGDPDSIFV